In Synechococcus sp. A18-25c, a single window of DNA contains:
- a CDS encoding ABC transporter permease, producing the protein MASNLPLAETVGMALNTLKANRLRSLLTMLGIVIGNASVITLVGVGRGAQNLAENQLSNLGANVLFVVPGSNDTRRQGVAFPRTLVLEDAEAIAEQVPSVKRVAPQINANEVVQAGARSSTSPIFGVTPEFLPVRSFEVARGRFITEQDVQAARTVVVIGPDLRDKLFPNGGAIGSSLRIRDQSFSVVGVLAPKGAVFGSNQDENAYIPISTMVSRLTGRDPTYGISLSFISAEAKDENSTSAAKFQISNLLRQRHRILREDDFAVRSQQDALTIVGTITGGLTLMLGAIGGVSLLVGGIGIMNIMLVSVSERTEEIGLRKALGARSSDVLRQFLVESLVLASLGGVIGTAAGYGAIAAVAMFTPLPAAIGVTTVLVTVGLSGSIGLFFGVVPARRAAQLDPITALRSL; encoded by the coding sequence ATGGCCAGCAATCTGCCACTTGCCGAAACCGTCGGCATGGCTCTCAACACGCTGAAAGCCAATCGCTTGCGAAGCCTGCTCACGATGCTGGGGATCGTGATCGGCAATGCGTCGGTGATCACTCTGGTTGGCGTCGGACGCGGTGCTCAAAACCTGGCTGAAAATCAACTCAGCAATCTGGGCGCCAACGTTCTGTTCGTTGTACCTGGCAGCAACGACACACGGCGTCAGGGGGTCGCGTTTCCTCGCACCCTTGTTTTGGAGGACGCGGAGGCGATCGCCGAACAGGTGCCGAGCGTGAAGCGCGTGGCACCGCAGATCAACGCCAACGAGGTGGTGCAGGCGGGGGCTCGCAGCAGCACTTCACCCATTTTCGGCGTGACGCCGGAATTCCTTCCGGTGAGAAGTTTTGAGGTCGCTCGCGGACGATTCATCACTGAACAGGACGTGCAGGCGGCGCGCACGGTGGTGGTGATCGGTCCTGATTTGCGCGACAAACTCTTCCCCAATGGAGGCGCGATCGGCAGTTCGCTGCGCATCCGCGACCAAAGTTTCAGTGTGGTCGGCGTTCTCGCACCCAAAGGTGCAGTCTTTGGCTCCAATCAAGACGAAAACGCTTACATCCCGATCAGCACGATGGTGAGTCGTCTCACCGGCAGAGATCCCACTTACGGCATCAGTCTGAGTTTCATCAGCGCTGAAGCTAAGGATGAAAACAGCACAAGCGCAGCCAAGTTTCAGATTTCCAATCTGCTTCGACAACGGCACCGCATTCTTCGCGAAGATGATTTTGCTGTGCGTTCACAGCAAGATGCCCTGACGATCGTCGGCACAATCACCGGCGGACTCACGCTCATGCTGGGCGCCATCGGCGGTGTGTCGTTGTTAGTCGGCGGCATCGGAATCATGAACATCATGCTGGTGTCTGTCAGTGAACGAACGGAAGAAATCGGGCTGAGAAAAGCCCTGGGAGCCCGCAGCTCCGACGTGTTGCGACAGTTTCTTGTCGAATCGCTTGTGTTGGCCAGTCTCGGCGGGGTCATCGGCACTGCAGCTGGCTACGGCGCCATCGCGGCTGTTGCCATGTTCACTCCACTTCCTGCTGCGATTGGTGTCACCACCGTGCTGGTGACGGTTGGTCTTTCAGGCTCGATTGGTTTGTTTTTTGGAGTCGTGCCGGCGCGCCGCGCCGCGCAATTAGATCCGATCACGGCACTTCGCAGTCTCTAG
- the pyk gene encoding pyruvate kinase produces the protein MAEFDLTRRTKIVATIGPATESPERIRELIQAGATTFRLNFSHGDHSEHATRIATIRQVAHELGVHIGILQDLQGPKIRLGRFEEGPITLRKGDLFALTSKQVRCNQTVATVTYERLAEEVTAGSRILLDDGRVEMKVDRVDEVDQTLHCIVTVGGVLSNNKGVNFPDVQLSVRALTTKDRQDLAFGLQQGVDWVALSFVRNPSDMQEIRELIRKHGFSTPVVAKIEKFEAIDQIDAILPLCDGVMVARGDLGVEMPAEEVPLLQKDLIHKANSLGIPIITATQMLDSMASSPRPTRAEVSDVANAILDGTDAVMLSNETAVGDYPVEAVETMATIARRIERDYPQRPTDTHLPSTIPNAISGAVSSIARQLNAAAILPLTKSGATAHNVSKFRPSTPILAITSEVGVARKLQLVWGVTPLLIETQKSTTATFTLAMGVAQEMGVLKDGDLCVQTAGTLAGVSGSTDLIKVGIVSAVLGRGTGFGTGSVSGKVRIATSASDCARLEPGEVLVANDTNADYLDAIRDAAAVITETPAETSHAAVIAQRLGIPVIAGVANATRDLLEGEVVTLNVKDGAVHRGTGSNTAMKLDTML, from the coding sequence ATGGCCGAGTTCGATCTGACCCGCAGAACCAAGATCGTCGCCACGATCGGCCCAGCCACCGAAAGTCCCGAGCGCATTCGGGAACTGATTCAGGCAGGAGCGACAACGTTCCGACTGAATTTTTCTCACGGAGATCACAGCGAACACGCCACGCGTATCGCCACGATCCGGCAGGTGGCTCACGAGCTGGGTGTGCACATCGGAATTCTCCAAGATCTTCAGGGACCGAAGATCCGCCTGGGCCGCTTTGAAGAAGGTCCGATCACGCTCCGCAAAGGCGACCTCTTTGCGCTGACCTCCAAGCAAGTGCGGTGCAACCAGACCGTGGCGACAGTCACTTACGAAAGACTTGCAGAAGAGGTCACTGCGGGAAGCCGGATTCTCCTGGATGACGGCCGTGTCGAAATGAAGGTTGACCGCGTCGATGAGGTCGATCAGACCCTTCATTGCATCGTGACCGTGGGTGGCGTTCTCTCCAACAACAAAGGAGTGAACTTCCCGGACGTCCAGCTGTCAGTGCGTGCACTCACCACCAAGGATCGTCAGGATCTGGCTTTCGGACTCCAGCAAGGAGTCGATTGGGTTGCCCTGAGCTTCGTGCGCAATCCCTCCGACATGCAGGAGATCCGCGAACTGATCCGCAAGCATGGCTTTTCCACACCGGTGGTGGCCAAGATCGAGAAATTTGAAGCCATCGACCAGATTGACGCGATCTTGCCCCTCTGTGATGGCGTGATGGTGGCCCGCGGCGATCTCGGCGTGGAGATGCCCGCCGAAGAGGTTCCTCTGCTGCAGAAGGATCTGATCCACAAGGCCAACAGCTTGGGAATTCCGATCATCACGGCCACCCAAATGCTCGATTCAATGGCCTCCAGTCCTCGCCCCACGCGCGCAGAAGTCAGCGATGTGGCCAACGCGATTCTGGATGGAACCGATGCGGTGATGCTGTCCAATGAGACCGCTGTGGGTGACTACCCGGTGGAAGCAGTCGAAACCATGGCCACCATTGCCCGTCGGATCGAGCGCGATTACCCCCAGCGTCCCACCGACACTCATCTGCCCAGCACAATTCCTAACGCCATTAGTGGTGCCGTGAGCAGCATTGCGCGACAGCTGAATGCTGCAGCGATACTTCCGCTCACCAAAAGCGGAGCAACGGCCCACAACGTGAGCAAGTTCCGTCCCTCCACGCCGATCCTCGCGATCACATCGGAAGTGGGTGTTGCCCGGAAACTCCAGTTGGTCTGGGGCGTCACGCCGTTGTTGATCGAAACACAGAAGAGCACCACTGCCACCTTCACCCTGGCCATGGGCGTGGCTCAGGAGATGGGTGTTCTCAAGGATGGTGACCTTTGTGTTCAAACCGCTGGAACGCTGGCAGGTGTAAGCGGTTCCACCGATCTCATCAAGGTGGGCATCGTGAGTGCAGTGCTGGGCCGGGGAACAGGATTCGGCACCGGGTCCGTTAGCGGCAAGGTCCGGATCGCCACATCGGCAAGCGACTGCGCACGGCTGGAACCTGGTGAAGTGTTGGTGGCCAATGACACCAATGCCGATTACCTCGACGCCATTCGTGATGCTGCGGCCGTCATCACGGAAACGCCTGCAGAGACCTCCCATGCCGCTGTCATCGCCCAGAGGCTTGGAATTCCTGTGATTGCCGGCGTCGCGAACGCCACCCGAGACCTCCTGGAAGGGGAAGTGGTCACCCTCAACGTGAAAGACGGAGCCGTCCACCGCGGCACCGGCAGCAACACGGCGATGAAACTCGACACGATGCTCTGA
- a CDS encoding nucleoside triphosphate pyrophosphohydrolase family protein, with translation MQLNDYQQRSRSTARYPDAGRNLIYPTLGLTGEAGEVADKVKKLIRDRGGVVDDQFTADIALELGDVLWYLAQLSTELGLDLDAVAEGNLRKLASRAQRGTLQGEGDHR, from the coding sequence GTGCAGCTGAACGACTACCAGCAGAGATCCCGCAGCACCGCTCGTTATCCCGATGCTGGACGAAATTTGATCTATCCAACTTTAGGTCTCACGGGGGAGGCTGGTGAGGTGGCGGACAAGGTCAAAAAACTGATTCGGGATCGAGGTGGTGTGGTGGATGACCAATTCACCGCTGACATCGCACTAGAACTAGGCGATGTGCTCTGGTATCTCGCTCAGTTGTCCACCGAGCTTGGTCTCGATCTTGACGCGGTGGCCGAAGGCAATCTGCGCAAACTGGCAAGTCGGGCTCAGCGAGGGACGCTCCAGGGCGAGGGTGATCACCGCTGA
- a CDS encoding YggT family protein yields the protein MAIELVSTVLQVLAQTLQIYSLVLIVRVLLSWFPNLDWSNPVLSTVSSITDPYLNAFRGLIPPLGGLDLSAILAFVALNLMQQLLVSASISFAGGFGVYG from the coding sequence ATGGCCATCGAGCTTGTGTCCACCGTTCTTCAAGTGCTGGCTCAGACACTGCAGATCTACTCGCTAGTTCTGATCGTTCGTGTGCTGCTGAGCTGGTTCCCCAACCTCGACTGGAGCAATCCGGTTTTGAGCACAGTCAGTTCAATCACCGATCCGTATCTCAATGCCTTCCGAGGTCTGATTCCGCCGTTGGGTGGGCTTGATCTCTCCGCAATCCTCGCTTTCGTCGCCTTGAACCTGATGCAGCAGCTGCTGGTATCTGCCTCCATTTCTTTTGCCGGTGGCTTCGGCGTCTACGGCTGA
- the scpB gene encoding SMC-Scp complex subunit ScpB codes for MSDRGVLAVSEQPEDQQDQRLSLLEPSVSLPARLEAILYLKGRPMSLKELSGLVNESEPDTEQGMLILIAGYAQRDTALEIHESNGRYSLQLRAGLGELVRDLLPVNLSTATLRTLATIALKKRILQSDLVDLRGSGAYDHIKELVNQNFIERKRQSEGRSYWITLSEKFHRTFSVLPELGGSSEPSQAA; via the coding sequence ATGTCGGATCGAGGGGTGCTGGCGGTGAGTGAACAACCTGAAGACCAGCAGGATCAGCGCCTGAGCCTGCTGGAGCCGTCCGTGTCGCTTCCAGCACGCTTGGAGGCGATTCTCTACCTCAAGGGGCGTCCGATGTCGCTCAAGGAACTCTCAGGGCTGGTGAATGAATCGGAGCCCGACACGGAACAAGGAATGCTCATCCTGATCGCCGGCTATGCCCAGCGGGACACAGCACTTGAAATTCATGAGAGCAACGGGCGCTACAGCCTGCAGCTGCGAGCAGGACTGGGGGAATTAGTGCGCGATCTGCTGCCCGTCAATCTCTCCACGGCAACATTGCGGACGTTGGCCACCATTGCCCTGAAAAAGCGCATCCTGCAGTCCGATCTGGTGGACCTGCGCGGCTCCGGTGCTTACGACCACATCAAGGAGCTCGTGAATCAGAACTTTATTGAACGCAAGCGTCAAAGCGAAGGACGTTCGTACTGGATCACCCTCTCCGAAAAGTTTCATCGCACCTTTTCTGTGCTTCCAGAACTTGGTGGAAGCTCCGAACCGTCTCAGGCTGCATAG